A single genomic interval of Zobellia nedashkovskayae harbors:
- a CDS encoding M48 family metalloprotease: protein MRGGSWKIRIFIGLAIVAFAFIKRCSSKEENKYTGRVQTINMSAEQEIAIGLQSTPEIAQQYGGLYPDEKLQAYVDQVGHKLVQNSIARETPYAYDFHLLADDQTINAFALPGGPVFITYALFRQLNEAQLAGVLGHEIGHVIGRHSAERIAEGEFWQTLSTGASVGGDMGGLVGGIGQNTLLKNGRGDELESDDLGVLFMINSGYQPEEMIHVMEILKAAAGPDRAPEFQSTHPDPENRIEKIQESIEKYRNQ, encoded by the coding sequence ATGCGCGGAGGAAGTTGGAAAATAAGGATATTCATTGGCTTGGCTATTGTAGCATTTGCGTTTATAAAACGCTGCAGCAGTAAAGAAGAAAATAAATATACCGGAAGAGTACAAACTATTAATATGAGTGCCGAACAAGAAATTGCTATCGGTCTACAAAGTACTCCAGAAATTGCCCAGCAGTATGGCGGATTATATCCTGATGAAAAATTACAAGCATATGTAGATCAAGTTGGTCATAAACTTGTACAAAACAGTATTGCCAGAGAAACTCCGTATGCATATGACTTTCACCTTTTGGCAGATGATCAGACCATTAATGCATTTGCATTACCCGGAGGTCCTGTTTTCATTACCTATGCCCTATTCAGACAATTAAACGAAGCGCAATTGGCAGGCGTACTTGGTCATGAAATAGGCCATGTTATCGGAAGACATTCCGCAGAACGTATTGCCGAAGGCGAATTTTGGCAAACCTTATCCACTGGAGCTTCTGTAGGTGGCGATATGGGAGGATTAGTTGGCGGAATTGGCCAAAATACCCTACTTAAAAATGGTCGTGGTGATGAATTGGAAAGCGATGACCTTGGCGTTCTTTTTATGATAAACTCTGGGTATCAACCTGAAGAAATGATTCACGTTATGGAAATTTTAAAGGCTGCGGCAGGACCTGATCGTGCTCCAGAATTTCAAAGTACACACCCAGACCCAGAAAACAGAATCGAAAAAATACAGGAGTCTATAGAAAAGTACCGTAACCAGTAA
- a CDS encoding DUF6747 family protein, with amino-acid sequence MGTLSHFKNLYTEAFENCKPELVVILLKAYSVFCGLMLFMAVYAFVDRAINGFDF; translated from the coding sequence ATGGGAACACTATCGCACTTTAAAAATTTATATACCGAAGCATTTGAGAACTGCAAACCTGAATTAGTAGTAATACTTCTAAAGGCATATTCGGTATTTTGTGGATTAATGTTGTTTATGGCTGTTTACGCGTTTGTAGACAGAGCTATTAACGGATTTGATTTTTAA